From Oncorhynchus gorbuscha isolate QuinsamMale2020 ecotype Even-year unplaced genomic scaffold, OgorEven_v1.0 Un_scaffold_2104, whole genome shotgun sequence:
tatatatatgatatatatatatatatatatatatatatagtatatatatatatatatatatatagtatatatatgatatatatatatatgatatatatattatagatatatatatatattatataatatatatatataatgtatatatatatatatatatatatatatatatatatatatatattatataatatatcatatatatgtaatatatatatataatatatatatattatataatatatatataataatatatatgataatatatatataatatatatatatatatatatatatataataataataatatataataatatatgtagGGTAATAATATGCGATGTATATatgtagtaatatatatatatatgtatgatatataataatatgtatatatgtaataatatacgtttaatataataatatgtaataatatatatatatataataataatatatatgtatatatagtatatatatataataataataatatatgtaacataataataataataatatctttctcgtctctctctctctctctccctctctctctctctcgtcctctctctctctctctctgtccctctctctctctctctgtccctctctctctctctctgtccctctctctctctctctgtccctctctctctctctctgtccctctctctctctctctctgtccctctctctctctctctgtccctctctctctctctctgtcctctctctctctctctctgtcctctctctctctctctctgtccctctctctctctctctctgtccctctctctctctctctgtccctctctctctctctctgtccctctctctctctctgtccctctctctctctctctctgtcctctctctctctctgtccctctctctctctctctgtccctctctctctctctctgtccctctctctctctctctgtccctctctctctctctctgtccctctctctctctctctgtccctctctctctctctctctgtccctctctctctctctctctgtcctctctctctctctctctgtccctctctctctctctctgtccctctctctctctctctctgtccctctctctctctctctgtctctctctctctctctgtctctctctctctctctctgtctctctctctgtctctctctctctctctgtctctctctgtctctctctctgtctctctctgtctctctctgtctctctctgtctctctctctgtctctctctctctctctctctgtctctctctctctctctctgtctctctctctctctctgtctctctctctctctctctgtctctctctctctctctgtctctctctctctctctctgtctctctctctctctctctgtctctctctgtctctctctgtctctctctgtctctctgtctctctctctctctctctgtctctctctctgtctctctctgtcctcttcttctgtctctctctgtccctctctctgtctctctctctgtctctctctctgtccctctctctgtctctctctctgtctctctctctgtctctctctctgtctctctctctgtctctctctctgtctctctctctgtctctctctctgtctctctctctctctctctctctctctgtctctctctctctctctctctctctctctctctctctctctctgtctctctgtctctctgtctgtctgtctgtctctctgtctgtctgtctctctctctcgtctctctctctgtctctctctctgtctctctctctgtctctctctctgtctctctctctgtctctctctctgtctctctctgtctctctctctgtccctctctgtctctctctctctctctctgtccctctctctgtctctctctctctctctccagagttatcagtctctctccagtaTAATCGTATCTTCAGACTTACCCAGCATCGTTGTCCGTCCTCTTCAGTACTTTGGAGATGTGAGTAAGACTGTGTCTGAACTGAGAGAGAAACTAGAAGACTTCCTTAAAGGAGAATGGACCAAGATCTCCACTACAGGTGTGTTGAAAACAAAAAGAACATCAACTTTAGACCATTGAAAGTTCTCTACTAGTCATATACATGTGGAATATGGTCTGATGATaacattccctctctctgtcaatgtgtttgtgtgtctgtagtgAAAATAGTGGATGTTGTACTGCCTCCAGAGCCCAAGACCAGAGAACAGTTATTACAATGTGAGTCTCTTTATTGTGAAGTAACTAACAGTCTATTTTTACTGACACTCCTAACAATCCCTCTAGAAATATATAGCAATAGTAGATATAATCAAAGACTGGGTATCTATCTGACTCCTCATATTTCTCTGATTTGATCTCTGCTGTGCTCTAATCAAAGACAGGGTAGATACAGTATCTGACTTAACTTATTGTTCTGACTCCCCTCATTGGTCTCTGCTCTTCTCCCAGATTCCTGTCAGCTCACACTGGACccaaacacagcacacacacgccTCTCTCTGTCTAAAGGGAACAGAAAGGTGAACAATACAGGCCAAGTCCAACCATATTCTGTCCGTCCAGACAGATTCACCAACTACTGGCAGGTTCTGTGTAGAGAGGGTCTGTCTGGACGCTGTTACTGGGAGGTGGAGTGGACTGGTGTTGTTGTTACAGCAGTCTCATATAAAGACATCAGCAGAACAGAGACAGATGGTGTATTTGGACTCAATAACAAGTCCTGgagtttacagtactatagtggtGGTTATTGTTTCAGTCACAATAATGTTGTGACTAAAGTATCAGGCCCTCAGTCCTCCAGAGTAGGAGTGTACCTGGATCACAAGGCAGGTACTCTGTCCTTCTACAGTGTCTCTGACACaatgaccctcctccacagagTCCAGACCACATTCACTCAGCCCCTCTATCCTGGGTTTTGGCTCAATGGTACtgctgagctggttaaactgtagtagggtccacataatataataataatataatatatgccatttagcagacgcttttatccaaagcgacttacagtcatgtgtgcatacattctacgtatgggatactagtcatgctggtgtagactatagctgagctggttaaactgtagtaggttccacatagatactagtcatgctggtgtagtctatagctgagctggttaaactgtagtagggtccacatagatactagtcatgctggtgtagactatagctgagctggttaaactgtagtagggtccacatagatactagtcatgctggtgtagactatagctgagctggttaaactgtagtagggtccacatagatactagtcatgctggtgtagtctatagctgagctggttaaactgtagtagggtccacatagatactagtcatgctggtgtagtctatagctgagctggttaaactgtagtaggttccacatagatactagtcatgctggtgtagtctatagctgagctggttaaactgtagtaggttccacatagatactagtcatgctggtgtagtctatagctgagctggttaaactgtagtaggttccacatagatactagtcatgctggtgtagactatagctgagctggttaaactgtagtaggttccacatagatactagtcatgctggtgtagtctatagctgagctggttaaactgtagtaggttccacatagatactagtcatgctggtgtagtctatagctgagctggttaaactgtagtaggttccacatagatactagtcatgctggtgtagtctatagctgagctggttaaactgtagtagggtccacatagatactagtcatgctggtgtagtctatagctgagctggttaaactgtagtagggtccacatagatactagtcatgctggtgtagtctatagctgagctggttaaactgtagtagggtccacatagatactagtcatgctggtgt
This genomic window contains:
- the LOC124024983 gene encoding stonustoxin subunit beta-like, coding for LSLSLSLSLSLSLQSYQSLSSIIVSSDLPSIVVRPLQYFGDVSKTVSELREKLEDFLKGEWTKISTTVKIVDVVLPPEPKTREQLLQYSCQLTLDPNTAHTRLSLSKGNRKVNNTGQVQPYSVRPDRFTNYWQVLCREGLSGRCYWEVEWTGVVVTAVSYKDISRTETDGVFGLNNKSWSLQYYSGGYCFSHNNVVTKVSGPQSSRVGVYLDHKAGTLSFYSVSDTMTLLHRVQTTFTQPLYPGFWLNGTAELVKL